The nucleotide window GAATCTGCAGGTGAACAAAGAACACCAGGATgactgctgtggtgtggtgtgttttttttttttgggggggggggggggggcaggggaggggggttctctctttttttctggcaGTAAAATTGATGGTACATGTCTGTTAGTTAATACTGATTGTCACATGGATCATAGCACTACCAGTAGTTGTGTTATCAGTGTCGCGCTTGCCATTGCAGACTGCGTCATACCGTGTGAGAGTCATACAAAATGTGCCAAGATGACAGCTGTGAATGTGATGTTTGCTTGTGATGGCAAAATAAACTGTTTGAACCTATTTGTTGAACGTGAAGCCCTTAGAATGGAAACATCATTGCCAGGATGACCCATAGCCAGGCAAAGGATTTCCTTCATTTCATGATAATGAGGTGACTGCTTTTGCATATTTCTAGTTGTTTTTTCTGTAAagtatgtgttgttgttattgttttttttcatgtatgtgtgagCTTGATGGAATATTTGTAATAACAGATCTTAAAGCGGAATGCAGCTGTGTATGTGGAAATGATTTGTTGATGTGGTGGTTTGATTCTCGTTTTTTATGCTGCCATGTATTTTTTGTAGGTATTGCACTGTAATATTtgttcacagacactgacaacaatcaaatccttgctcctctctctctctctctctctctctctctgcccttgttCCAAAGGCCTTTTCCGATTTGCCTTCTCTTGTCCTGTTGCACCTGAGATGCCTTTTGCTCCTCTCAGTGTGAACACCATCACAGTGTTTGTTCCAGTGGAGCAATACAACTTGCCTCGTAGGCTGGAAACGTTTCCCTCACAAAGTCTGCTTGAATGGTTTGATGCTGTGTCTTGAGTAAAGCCGAGTTGTCCTTCAGATCAGCTGCATTATTACAAGCATCATGGATGGCTCATTCAATGTATTCCTTGCATACTTACTTAACCCCCCCgcccaggccccccacccccacacatggaTGTTTCAGTTGATACGAAAACAATGTTTTTCCCTGCCCATACTTTCTTTTCATCCctgagggtggggaaggaggggggtgttgcCAGGACAGATGTCTTCCATTCTTTCCTGTTGATTCAGAAGTGTCTTTGGCATCTATCATATCTGTTGCATTGTTGATTGAGTGTATTCTGTGAAATTTGCACTTTTTCTCAGCTGCAGGTGAAGGACCAGCTTTATTGTAAAAggcaaaacagaaagacaaaaagcaaAAGTGTTGGTGATGCGTGTTAAAAACCggtcgtgtctgtgtctctgtgggtctGTCATACATCATCTTTCCTCTGCAGGAGGGCTGGCTGGAAGAACTTGGCATGTCTTAGGTTTTGTCGTTTCCTGACACAATGCCTGCATCTcagatgatcattattatcatcactgttaaaAGCTTGTCATTTTTAGGATTGACATTAACGTCTGATAATTGTGATAGGTCGTGAAGAGTCGAACATGAATTCAAGCCATaactgtggcaaaaaaaaaagagaaaaaaaagacgtaataatgataacaatatgaaAGCAAAATACAGAATATTAAGCAAGGTCCATCTTTGCTTCATCATCCTGAGAAACATTGTACAGAACAAGATTTGTGCCCCTTCTATAATCATATGTGCATGGTCACAAAGTTTGATTTTTTCAGAAATTTGATTtaattcttattttttattttttactcaaaCATAGGTGCTCAAACACAGCTGAGGCACAGTGGTGTCTGTCAACACTTTCTATGATGTTGAAGCATTGCTCAGATGTAGGGAGTGTTGGTGATGACCACATGTAGCAAAGTGAACAAAAGCAGCATTGGTGTGGCACAATACATAACTACGACAAATAAAAAAGCTGAGTTGACAAATGTCTCAACAAACCGCAGTCTACAACACCTTCAGCCAGTGAAGCTGCTCAGTGACTCAACAGCTGCTGCAGAATGCAGCAGTGATGGTGTTTGTGCCAAGATCCCGCTTGCTGGCCATGTGCTGGGTTATACTCTTGTGCTGCAGCTAGCTTTTGCTTTGTCCACATAGGTCATGCCAACCTGTGCTGTGCatatgtgttgttgctgttttaggaTTTGCCCTACAACTTCATAAGTAGCGTTTTCTTTTATTTGATGTCATGCATCTGTGATTtggtttatatttcttttcttttcttttttgttgtttttgagcagctggggtgggtgggatgaagTTAATTGCTGTTGTTGCAATGTCTGGAACAAGGTGGCACTCCTGTACTCGGGGTCCATGCAGTTATGTCCCCACTATTGTTCAGTAAGAATATAATGTTGGTGTTAATGAGTCTTGTTCGTCTACGGTCCATGTGGTTGTTGAATAGGTCTTGTTAATCTAAGGTCCATGTGGTTGTTGAATAGGTCTTGTTAATCTATGGTCCGTGCTGGCATTGAATAGGTCTTGTTAATCTAAGGTCCATGTTAGCATTGAATAGGTCTTGTTAATCTAAAGTCCATGTTAGCATTGAATAGGTCTTGTTAATCTAAGGTCCATGTTAGCATTGAATAGGTCTTTTTAATCTAAGGTCCATGTTAGCATTGAATAGGTCTTGTTAATCTAAGGTCCATGTTAGCGTTAAATAGGTTGTTAGTCAAAGGTCCATATTGGTGTTGAATACGTCTTGTTAATCTATGGTCCATGTTAATGTTCAGTGAGTCTCGTAAGACAAAGGTCCATGTTGGTGTCGAATGAGTCTTGTTAACCTAAGGTCCAGCAAGACTTGGAAAGTTGAGACGAAAATGGTATTCTTTGCAAAGACAAGGGTGAGAATAATTGCTGGGCAGTCTCTATGCTTAAACACTTGAGATTGTATGTGTACAGCAGCTAAACCGCTTGAAACAAAATGTTCTTGGCAAATATGGacggggaggaagtgggggggggggggggggggggggataaaacaaaaatcaaacccaTAACAGTTGGCAGTCAGTAAGCTGCATCACTCTACACTGATGATGCTGGTTATGGATATCCTACATGTCTGTGATAGCTGGAAATGGAAGATCATCTGTTTGGTGTTACCATCAAgttttgggtggtggttgttgttaggggggaagggggggttggaggggtttgactttttgttgtttgtttttaggctGCTTTAGATCGGCGCCAGTCTGTTTTTGATCAAATACTTtttcttgttggtgctgttgtggtatttgtcttgtttttttgtttgtttgtttgttttttgtttgtttgttttttcagttcctGTGGTCAGATCTTTTACTGTGGTTTGTCTACTGTTTTAAGTGTTGTGGTTATGGAGGAGTTACTTTTTCTTCCTGCTCTGTGGTTCACAATACAGAAATCTTTGCTTCTGTGAAGGCTTTTGTGTACTTAATGTCTGTCGATAATGTATGTGATCAGCAGAAGTATTTGGTTGATGTGTGCTTCTGCTGGGTTGATCTGTGCTTGAATCACTTCAGTTACCATTTTGTCGTTGCCAGTGTTAGCAATAGACATTGCATGTGCATTCCATTAGTGTTGGCCATGGGCAGTGCacggtgttgtgttgctgtgttaggcATAATCAGGACGACACATGTAGGTTGATgcgcttttgctttttgttgtgttgcactgAGCTGAGGAGCAAAGACAGCTGTATGACTGTGGTTCTCTTTGAATGTGCCCGAATCTGGTGTGTTACCGGCTATGAGTGTCAAattagtggtatgtgtgtgtatgtgtttgtgcttgctctgtctgtctgtctctggctttctctttcaatttctctttttccttttccagTCGTTCTGTTTTTCCATGTTTTATATTAAATAGTACATTATTCTGATTGTTTACAGCTTCTGTGGTCATCTTGAACATCACAAATTTGTTGTGTGgctattttttttaataagtgaCACATATTTTTATGTTGTTCCTTCGGTTTCATTACTGGATGAATGTCTTGAGACACAGGCATGGAGGAAGTGTGCAGCAGGAGTGGTTGTCCTGTCTCTTGTAGGCCACACTgtgttcttctctcctctctctctgtcctcatccccacccccccgcccctccaagcCCTTCctacctcctacccccacccagaGTCTCTCGGCCACTTCTGACTTCAGCTTCAAATGGAACTTCTTGGGAAAACtggcattcattttttttcttctttttttttctgaaatggaaCTTATTACCTCACATTTGGCATTGATTTAGATTCATGTCTGACATTTCATTTTTGTATTTCCATTTGTCtcattagaaaaacaaaacaaaaaggtcagCAATATGTTCATAGGTCATGGTTTACAGTTTCGTGTTTTTTGTTACATGAATTACATTTTTAAGGGAGATAAACTGAGTGATAGTAAATGTGATCATTTCAAATATTATGTAAATGAAGAGGTGATCTGTTTATGCAAAATAATTGAGTCCATAATTACAACTAGTAAAACTGAAATAGTtttaatagttgttttttttttcattattattattattcagcaaTAAGCTGGGAAATTATCTTTTTGTTCATCTGTATAACTATCTTCATGATACCTTCATATTTAGTCAAGAATGGATAACAAAAAATTGAATATTTTTCTTTATtatatgtctttctttttaaaatgcaCATAAAGTCTGTTGAAAATCACCAAATAATGACACTTTTTATTGTACACAGTATTGTGAGCATTACtgttatactgttgttgtttttattgtatgttTAAATGTGTTGATTCAGTGTCATTCATTACTGTAAAAAGATCTGTGATATACATAACATAGTTTTGAACAAAAAAGGTTGATTTTAGATAACTGGTCTAAAAATGATACCATTTAAATGAGGTTTTCGTTTTAATTCAGCCAGTTCCAGTTCCCAATCAGGATGGTGATGCAGTGTATCAGAATGAACTGTACAACAGTATTTATGATGATTTGAAAAGGAAAAGATTCTGCTCAGCTGTTGTAACATCCAAATGAACAACTTAaacagatcctttttttttctccaaccatTTCAAATAACATCTTCCATGAATGAACAAATCGGTTTCAGCCAACTTTCTTTGTTTGACATGTATGTGACTGATGTGTGAAAAAGGTCTGGTTGCCTTTCAGTGGGTTTGTTTGGGGAGCGTCATGGTGGAAAGATGTATGGGTGAGAGCTACTGCTAGGCAAAGAAACGCTTCTAACATTCTTGTGTAATAATCATGTATGTGCATCActtgttttttgtgcgtgttttttaaagtATGTACCAATGATATTTTTAGGCTGTCATTTTCAACCTTGGAACCCTGCAATTAAATAAACTGATGATGCAATAGGTTTTATTTTGAGCTCATTTGTGAgtctgtggatatgtgtgtgttggttagaaggatgtgtgaatttgtgtgtgtgtagtgagaagGATGTGTGAATTTGTGTCTGTGTAGTTAGAAGGATGTGTGAAGTTGTTGGGGTAAAAAtgatgcttgcacacacactacaccacactgtaCATCACAGTCCACTTTCAAAAGTAAACCAGAAGGGTGTAGCTATAGTACCAGACACACTTCCTATCTGTGCAGAAATAAGTGAGTGAATAACTGTCAGTATATTTCAGTGAAGGCATGGTATCATGAAACAGAACTGTTCACATCGTGTGGCAGAAAACTCCACACACCATTCAGCAGGAACTGCCACCAGCATGGCTTAAAGAAACAGTCCATTCAAAACACATAAAAGGAGGGTGCATACTACACcaatccctaccccacccctcaaatatacccaccccccacccctcaaatatacccaccccacctcctcaccatacccacccacccctcaaatatacccaccccacctcctcaccatacccaccccacccctcaaatatacccaccccacctcctcaccatacccaccccacccctcaaatatacccacccccacctcctcaccacacccaccccaccccatcaaatatacccaccccacccctcaccatacccaccccaccacctcaccatacccaccccacctcctcaccataacccaccccacccctcaaatatgcccaccccacctcctcaccatacccaccccacccctcaataaccatcccaccccacctcctcaccatacccaccccaccacctcaccataccacccaccacctcaccatacccacccacctcctcaccatacccaccccaccctcaccatacccaccccacctcctcaccatacccacctcctcaccatacccaccccacctcctcaccataCCTATCCCTTCTCCTCaccatacccaccccacctcctcaccataCCTATCCTTTCTCCTCACCATAcctaccccacctcctcaccatacctaccccacctcctcaccataCCATGTAGGATATATTCAGAGCCCCCTTGAGTGTAAAAGCGTGTGCATAGAATACCACAACCTGATCCCTGGACAGGCTGACCACTGGCCAGATATGAAGAAGGTTAGCTCTCAGTGCACGCCCTCCACAACGTGAAGATTAGCTCTCAGCGCACGCCCTGCACAACGTGAAGAAGGTTAGCTCTCAGTGCACGCCCTCCACAACGTGAAGAAGGTTAGCTCTCAGCGCACGCCTTCCACAGCCCTCCACAACGTGAAGAAGGTTAGCTCTCAGCACATGCCCTTCACAACGTGAAGAAGGTTAGCTCTCAGTGCACGCCCTCCACAACGTGAAGAAGGTAAGCTCTCAGTGCACGCCCTCCACAACGTGAAGAAGGTAAGCTCTCAGTGCACGCCCTCCACAACGTGAAGAAGGTAAGCTCTCAGTGCACGCCCTCCACAACGTGAAGAAGGTAAGCTCTCAGTGCACGCCCTCCACAACGTGAAGGTAAGCTCTCAGTGCACGCCCTCCACAGCCCTCCACAACGTGAAGAAGGTAAGCTCTCAGTGCACGCCCTCCACAACGTGAAGAAGGTAAGCTCTCAGTGCACGCCCTCCACAACGTGAAGAAGGTAAGCTCTCAGTGCACGCCCTCCACAACGTGAAGAAGGTAAGCTCTCAGCGCACGCCCTCCACAACGTGAAGGTTAGCTCTCAGCGCACGCCCTCCACAGCCCTCCACAACGTGAAGAAGGTAAGCTCTCAGTGCACGCCCTCCACAACGTGAAGAAGGTTAGCTCTCAGCGCACTCCCTTCACAACGTGAAGAAGGTTAACTCTCAGTGCACGCCCTTCACAAGACAATAATTGAGCGAAACGAGAACAAGAGATCAAGTTTTCAGTCTCCCAAGACTTGACAATGTTTAATAAATCTCTAAACTGAAAACTGCAAGAAGAGGTTAAACGGTGAGGAACATATATAAATCCAAAGTCTTGCTCTACTTAAAGgaacaaaattcactgcactgttttttcttcttcattgctGGACACTTGTGATCCGGCTACCAGCTCTTTGGAAAGTCAGTTCACGCGCACATTCTCTGGTAGAAGGTAGGATCAGAGGAGGAAAGCCGTATCACAGGGTAGTCTTGAGGGGTGCTATACTTGAAGTAGCACAAGCGCCAGCCAGGCCCGAAGTTAAAGCCGGTACACCTGGGGTTAGCGTTGCAGAGGGGTGTACAGCTGGACATGGAGCCATTGGCAGCAACGATCCATGGGTTAGTCTCATTCAGGAGGATGCCTCGGTACGCTACGTAGCTGTCACCCAGGCCCCGTGTGCACGCTGTAACACAGATGGCTTTACTTTGAGGGAAACGTACACGCTCACACGTTCATGGCATACATGCACAGCCATAAATCACACGTGCGCACAAGTACGTATGACAGCTTAATCTCCAGCCTCCTCCCCAtccctgactcacacacacacacacacacacatacacacacacacacacacatacacacacacacacacacacatacacacacacacacacacacacacattccccccctcctcctaaccacccatacaccccaaaatcacctcacgcccccccccccccctcctccccgcacccccccccttcccccgcacccccccccccttcccccgctcacagctgatgcagaggctaggcatcatgtcagtgcacgctgaacgtacactggctggccaggtcgcaaatttttttttttttcccaatcctcacaacagcgcaatcctcagcaacctccccaaactacaacagaaccatcaatataatgatgttggttgtataaaggaagaagaagaagacacacattaTTGAACCTGCTAACTGCTCGCACAAGATACATTCTTCCCATTGTTCACACAGGATATAATCAGCTTCATGCACGAACAACCTTCTTTTTCATCGCCCTTATCCCTACAAAGAGTCACAGGGGCTCCGCGCTGAAGAACTGTCCACCAGATTCCCCAGCACTGTTGGTGGCGTGTTCAACACTGCTTCTCTGCCATCTTCTGAACAGACATTCAATCAATTTGAACTCTCATAGAGGCCTTCCGACAGTATATTGTTCACTCCAGGAAGAAGGTAGCACAGCTGCCAACACAGGGAGTCTATGACggtgtgggttccattcccgctcttgccctttcccccaagtttgactggaaaatcaaaatgagcgtctgttctttcggatgagatggtaaacctaGGTCTggtctgcagcacgcacttggcgcactgaaaaagaacccatggcaacgaaagtgttgtcctctggcaaaaatcaagaaatccactgtgataagtacacaaatatataagcatgcactcaagcgttgggttatgctgctggtcaggtatctgcccatcaattgtggtgtagcgtatatggatttgtccaaatgcagtgatgcctccttgagaaaacaaactgaaaactaaaTCCCCAAGCCCTCAGTGGGAATCGTTCAACTATGAACAGCATCTACGCCTATGTAAAATGTATGTGCACTTAGTGTTCGTCTTCTCTGGCGAGGCGTGTCAGTCCCACCTCCTTGGTTCCTCTCTTCACGTGGGCCAGCTCTGCTGCTCACAGCCCCTTCAACACAAGCGGAAGGAAGCCTCCCACATCAGTACGTTATGTCTGCTCTTTGCTCACACACTCGCTCAGTTTACTCACTGCTGACACAGCCGTTGAGGTTGACATCATAGAAGAATCCACCGCCACACAGACACTTGCCGGCGAAACAGGTAGTCATGTACTCTGTGCAGTCATGGTCCGAGTTGCAGACTTTGTTAAACCAGTCATctacagggaaaaaaaattgttgacaATATTCAGTTAGTCATAAACACTCTTTCTGTTAACCTGGATTCATTCTGAGATGGGAATCGAGGAAGCAACTAGGGatttacagacatacacaaatactGAGGGCAGGAACTTTCCGGTTTTCTTTCCAAAACAAAGGATGATAGAATAACATCGGGATTGTCAAGTCTTACAGAAAACTAGACAGCAAGTAACCAAACACAGGAAAgcagccatcttttttttttccaaatgattaTTTTTTCCAGATGATAAATTATCCAGTATATactttgacacacagagagacagacagagagagagacagagacagagacagagagaaattcagattcagattcagatggtttattcattaaggccatagccccatatgaacaaggggcgataacaacattaatgcatatgtcaccagaactataaCAATTAATTACGACATAATTATATGTCTTAAGTGAAaagatttatataaatatagagccaaattgcGTATAAGTCCGTCacctgtagatgccatcagcagattaaatcgaaatgaacatggatatatataatatttctttggaataaatttttcacgaagaacacacaaaacggggcatttcaaaacaaagtgtactttatcttctatcgactctttacacaatggacacaaGAGATCAGAACTGTGTACATTTTTATCGCGGTacctgtgggtgtttatttccgatataccaagtctaaatcttgccaaaatgaatctgagatgtctatccatattaaaccagagataattcttcactgaatgagtagaaacataacccctgtatataccaaacctttcactagactgaatacggttttcccaattctgccatctacaatcgatcatgcGCTGGCGAAGAGTTTACAAAAATACATGACCTAAATctacattttggaaataccaagcatacccaaacccgagctcacaaatacatattcgtacatttgaaacccagtttctttggCCTCTAaagtctaagtcatataacatgttatacgattttcttggcagtcgatctgcactcattttcagtagctttagccaataacgaatacaactgattgcagagtttatataaactggatgtctatttgtttccccatatactaaatcgtttggtgttttcatatcaataccCAAAAACCTTTTACGTCCAAATAAATGTATagattcacaatgcacaacagcattcttatccaaaccccataactctgacccatactgtaccatgggctgAATCTGGGCATCACTCTGGTAAAAAGCTCTAGAGAATTATTATTCAATATGAACAAttttttcataatatttagtCAATGATACTTTGCTTTACTAGACACATCTCTGCAgccagctacaaaactcaaacgagtagaaattATAATCCCTAGATATTTATAAGATTTAGCAACAGGCATAGCAATACCATCACACCCCCATCTTTCCCTCAGTGCTAAATAACCCCCCTTCCTGCAAACAGTTACACTACTTTTATCCCTGTTAATTTTTAACTGCAAATCATTTGCTGAATTTCTCAAATCATTTAGCTGCGTCTGCAAACCTACGACTGTCTCTGAgagcaaaacaacatcatcagccagCAGCAAAATGAATAATTCCATAAAATCCACAGTAAATCTAGCACCATGTCTCCCTTTATCGATTACATCTAACGCCAATTCGTTtattaataatgaaaacaatatagggctccaTACATCTCCCTGCAAATATAAGCAGTAAGTTTATTGCCACACCTTATTTTCGTTTTAACTATATCGTACATGCTCTTCAGACATTTACAGAGCTTGCCAGTTATCCCACTTTTAATTAAGATAGGCCATAGTAAATTTCTGTTGATAGAATcgaatgccttctcaaaatcaatgaatgctacataaagtttacgattaaaagaaaattgaTTTTGAATGAAAGCTAAAAGACTAAACatatgatcgattgttgaatacCTCTTTTAAACCCCGCTTTAAACTTGTCGTGTTATTTTATTCTACATATTCCTGAAGTCTACAATTAATTATTGAACTAAACACCTTACTGACAGATagtgaaatacctctataattattcatattattaatatcacctttcttgtaTAGGAAAAACACCCTTTTCAAATAAAGCATTTAAGAATTTTACCAGAAAATCTACAATTTGttcacactctgttttcaacAATTCTCCAATATCATCAGGCTCTGCAGCTTtacgtttctttgtttttctaagTGCAATCAGAACTTCTCCTCGAGTTTGACAAACAATCTTCGAGTATGCTATACCATGATCATAGTTAAAGTGGATATAGAAAGGGGAACCTTCTAGTGCTagataaatacaaacataaaGGGCATCTTTGGGGCTCCCAAATAAACATTTATTAATGATAAATGCACATATATTTTCATATCCAGCATCTAATTTCCTAACAAAGGGACAAAACTGATTCCTTATCAAACATACAATACCTCCTGATTTCCCCCCTTGTCTAGTGAACTTGCAGCAGATTTGCAATATACAGTAAAACCAGTAAACATATCAAAATTACAGTCTTCAAATATTTCAACAAGGCAAACAAAATCAAAGGACAAAACACAAGTCAAGAAATCACTGAATATGAACTTTGAACGTAAACCATTAACATTCCAAGATAGAAAAGAAATCGATCTCAATGTATTCACAGAATATATATCTTAATGTGCAAAGGATAGAACAGATGTATTTACAAAagaattaacatcatcatcaccaccaccaccaccatcaccatcaccaccatcatcatcatcgtttttactTTAAACCGGACAAGTGTAAACTCACACGGACTGGCATATTTGTGTTTACATCGAATTGAACCAAGCCCAAACCCGCGTTCTCTGATTTTTCCCGTGCTCTACATGGCGTGACCCTAATACTGCTGCGCGAACTGGAGAACAGACCGGTGTATGCTTTTCTTTAGGGTTCAACTGAAAAGTGtcccacccaaaaacaaacatcacGTTCTCAAAACCGGTCAGATccatttcttatttcttttagTGCGTCATGTACATATAAACCATACTTTCTCCCATCCATGAAGAGATGGTCAAAAACCATGCGTACTTGTTTGCCTTCGCTTCTGGCCTTTTTCAGGTGAGAATTCGGCTTCCTCATCTCCCGAACCCTTTGTGAAAAATCCTCCCCCACGAACACATGAGTACCCCTCAGTTTTTGTTTAGCCTTTAGCACACTGATTTTCTGCTTATAAGATGAACAGCAAGCAATTATGGGACAGTCTGTCTCAGAGTTCAGTCGGTGCACATAGTCAAACTCTACAGTGTCTGACAGCTCAAGAGTGTCTGTGAACATATCCTGAAGCCGTGCCTCACAGTCCGCGTTTGTTTCACCTTCTCTTTTCGGCATACCATAGAAAATGAGATTGTTTCGTCTGGACCTGTTCTCAAGATCGTCACACCTCTTTTCTAAGTCATTAACTTTAGTATATAAGTCACTGTTTCTTTGTTCAAGATGGTCGTTTTTCTGACGCAGCTCACTCACCTCTTCTCTAAGCCCACCCACAAGTTCGTGTAGAGCACTGCATTCCTGGCGTACACCAGATACTTCTTGCTTCACATCATCTAACTTACTGTTCATACTTTTGTACATATCATCCATCTTACTGTTCACACCAGTGTTCATGTCCTGAATCGTTGCCATGACGTCAGCCAGAGATGGTTCTTTTGCCGAGCGAGATGGGTGAGACGAGGAGGGCCGGGTCTGACGCATGCTGCCAGTGGAACCAGAAGAGCCTTGGTCGGGGTTGGGTCCAGGGTTGGATTCTATATCCCTGCAGCGTAGAAGCAGGTCAAAGTCTCCACGACGCTGGAACAAATTCGCCCCCCAGAACAAATACACGAGGGTCATACCAAGCAGAACACCGGCTGGGCGAGAGCGAACTGTCAAAATGGAGACCCACATTTTTCTCTTGAACACTGTCCT belongs to Babylonia areolata isolate BAREFJ2019XMU chromosome 13, ASM4173473v1, whole genome shotgun sequence and includes:
- the LOC143288828 gene encoding uncharacterized protein LOC143288828; this translates as MTTCFAGKCLCGGGFFYDVNLNGCVSTCTRGLGDSYVAYRGILLNETNPWIVAANGSMSSCTPLCNANPRCTGFNFGPGWRLCYFKYSTPQDYPVIRLSSSDPTFYQRMCA